A window of the Lepisosteus oculatus isolate fLepOcu1 chromosome 14, fLepOcu1.hap2, whole genome shotgun sequence genome harbors these coding sequences:
- the LOC138242429 gene encoding histone H4-like — protein sequence MSGRGKGGKGLGKGGAKRHRKVLRDNIQGITKPAIRRLARRGGVKRISGLIYEETRGVLKVFLENVTYTEHAKHAKRKTVTAMDVVYALKRQGRTLYGFGG from the coding sequence ATGTCTGGAAGAGGCAAAGGCGGAAAGGGACTCGGGAAAGGAGGTGCTAAGCGTCACCGTAAGGTTCTCCGCGACAACATCCAGGGAATCACCAAGCCCGCAATCCGCCGCCTGGCTCGCCGTGGGGGAGTGAAGCGGATCTCCGGGCTGATCTACGAGGAGACCCGCggggtgctgaaggtgttcctggagaacgTCACCTACACCGAGCACGCCAAGCACGCCAAGAGGAAGACCGTCACTGCCATGGACGTGGTGTACGCGCTGAAGCGCCAGGGCCGCACCCTGTACGGCTTCGGGGGCTAA